Proteins encoded together in one Bos indicus x Bos taurus breed Angus x Brahman F1 hybrid chromosome 28, Bos_hybrid_MaternalHap_v2.0, whole genome shotgun sequence window:
- the ATOH7 gene encoding protein atonal homolog 7 → MKSCKPCNTAAGARAAPPCAGGAECAGTCSGAGRLESAARRRLAANARERRRMQGLNTAFDRLRRVVPQWGQDKKLSKYETLQMALSYIMALTRILAEAERFGSERDWVNLHCEHFGRDHYLPFAGAKLPAETEPYGQRLFGFQPEPFQMAS, encoded by the coding sequence ATGAAGTCCTGCAAGCCCTGCAACACGGCGGCGGGAGCGCGTGCCGCGCCCCCTTGCGCGGGTGGAGCCGAGTGCGCGGGCACGTGCTCCGGGGCCGGGCGACTGGAGAGCGCGGCGCGCAGGCGCCTAGCGGCAAACGCGCGCGAGCGCCGCCGCATGCAGGGGCTCAACACGGCCTTCGACCGCTTGCGCAGGGTGGTGCCCCAGTGGGGCCAGGATAAAAAGTTGTCCAAGTACGAGACCCTGCAGATGGCGCTAAGCTACATCATGGCTCTGACCCGCATCCTGGCCGAGGCTGAACGATTCGGCTCGGAGCGGGACTGGGTCAATCTCCACTGTGAGCACTTCGGCCGAGACCACTACCTTCCGTTTGCGGGCGCGAAGCTGCCGGCAGAGACCGAGCCCTACGGCCAAAGGCTCTTCGGCTTCCAGCCTGAGCCCTTCCAGATGGCCAGTTAG